The DNA window CCCCGCCATGGTGAAGCTGTCGCCCGGTTGCAGCCCCAGCCGCGCAGCGCTGGCGGCGTCGAGAGAACAGTCGCCGTCGTCGCTTTCCTGAACGAAGCCCCAGGTGCAGCGATAATCCGCAAGCTGTCCGGTAGTGATCAGCATCCTGTCGCCTCCGCTCTGGTGCGTCGCCGCCAGGGTGACGTCGCGTGCGGCGGCGATGGTCCTCAACTGGTTGATCTGTCCAACCATCGTCGGGCCGCCGTCGAAAATGTCGATATAGCCCGCATTCTCGAAGCCCTCGGTTTCCAGCATCCGCATCGCCGCGCGGCCATTGGGGTGGGGCAGGCCGATGACGGCGCGCGCGCTGTCCGTCAGCATTGCGGTATAGATCGGCGTCTTGGGCATCAGGTCGGCGATGAACTGGTTGCCGTTTACGGCGTTGAACTCATCTGCTTCCTGAAAGCTCATGCCGAAAAAGCGCCCGGCAAGACCGTCCCAGAAGGGGGATGCGCCCGCTTCGTCTATGACGCCGCGCAGTTCCGCGATCACCCTGTCGCCGAAACGCGCGCGATGGTTGCGGATGTAAAGATAACGGCTGCGCGCCAGCAGCAGCCCCAACCCCTCCGCCCGCTCGCGCGGATGGAGGAAAAGGCCGCCTACTTCCACCGAGCCTTCCAGATCGGTGGTCAGCGACAGCATCTGTGCGCGAAAGGTGCGGCCCAGTTCACGGCTATGCTGGGTCAGGACACCAAGCCGATAGGAATAAAAGGGCCAGCTTTGCCCCACGGTCGAGAAAATCTGACACGTCCCGCGGACCTGCCCTGTCTCGGTATTTTCCAGCACCATGACGATCAGGTCATCGGCGATGGCATCTTCGGTGCGCGCGACAGCCTGCTCTGTCCGTTCAAGCTTTGCGGCGAGCGAGGTTCGGTCCGGCGGCAGGTTGGTAAAGCCGCCGCCGGTCAGTTTCGCCATCTCATAGAGCGTCTGCAAGTCGTCCGAGCGCGCTATGCGCATGATGAAGCTCAAAACCCTGACCCTCTCTTCTTTATCATCGGAATTGCCCGTGCGCGACGCGCCAGATTGCCAGCGCCGACAGTTGCGCGCGTTCAGGCAGGCTGTCGGTCAGCAGAAATTCGGCGTCGCTGTGGATATCTCCGCCGCGCACGCCCATGGTATCGACGACCGGGACGCCGCAGGCCGCGATGTTGTTACCGTCGCACACGCCTCCCGTGTCGCGCCATCCAATCGACAGGCCAAGATCCGCGCCACACTGGCGCACGAGGCCGAACAGGCGTTCGGCCTTCGCGTCCATGGGCTTGGGCGGGCGGCCGAAGCCGCCATGGAGATGCAGCGTCACGTCATGCGCCCGCGCCACATCCTCCATGCTTCGCTCTATCAGCGCGCGGGCGGCGGCCTCGTCCTGCGGCGTGCGCGGACGGAAATTGACGCGCAGCACGGCATGGTCGGGCACCACATTGTTGGGACTGCCGCCGTCGATCTTCGCCGGATTGCAGGAGAAACCGCCGCCGCTACCCGCCTTCAGCCGCAGCGCAAGATCGGCCGCCGCCAGCAGCGCGTTGCGTCCTTCCTCTGGATTGCGCCCTGCATGGGCGCTGCGTCCCGTCACGACGATGGAGAAATTGCCGCTTCCCGCCCGCGCGCCCGCCAGCGTTCCGTCCTGCAGTGCAGGCTCATAGGTAAAGGCGGCGACCTTTCCCTCCGCCGCCTGCCGCAGCAAGGCGGCGGAGGAGGGGCTACCCACTTCCTCGTCGCTGTTGATGACGACCTCATAGCCGATCCGTGTGACCGCATCCGATCGCTCGATGGCGTGCAGTGCCGCCAGCATCACGGCGAGACCGCCCTTCA is part of the Sphingobium amiense genome and encodes:
- a CDS encoding arginine N-succinyltransferase, with amino-acid sequence MSFIMRIARSDDLQTLYEMAKLTGGGFTNLPPDRTSLAAKLERTEQAVARTEDAIADDLIVMVLENTETGQVRGTCQIFSTVGQSWPFYSYRLGVLTQHSRELGRTFRAQMLSLTTDLEGSVEVGGLFLHPRERAEGLGLLLARSRYLYIRNHRARFGDRVIAELRGVIDEAGASPFWDGLAGRFFGMSFQEADEFNAVNGNQFIADLMPKTPIYTAMLTDSARAVIGLPHPNGRAAMRMLETEGFENAGYIDIFDGGPTMVGQINQLRTIAAARDVTLAATHQSGGDRMLITTGQLADYRCTWGFVQESDDGDCSLDAASAARLGLQPGDSFTMAGRA
- a CDS encoding hydrolase, with the protein product MTDLHPAERQLLDDAACAPMLAQVERWSAINSGSRNLAGLARMADELSDAFSILPGELKLLDGDKVEVVQPDGAVTSVAHGRHLHLSVRPDAPVRILLTGHMDTVFPQDHVFQHLRWIEPGVLNGPGTADMKGGLAVMLAALHAIERSDAVTRIGYEVVINSDEEVGSPSSAALLRQAAEGKVAAFTYEPALQDGTLAGARAGSGNFSIVVTGRSAHAGRNPEEGRNALLAAADLALRLKAGSGGGFSCNPAKIDGGSPNNVVPDHAVLRVNFRPRTPQDEAAARALIERSMEDVARAHDVTLHLHGGFGRPPKPMDAKAERLFGLVRQCGADLGLSIGWRDTGGVCDGNNIAACGVPVVDTMGVRGGDIHSDAEFLLTDSLPERAQLSALAIWRVAHGQFR